In one window of Candidatus Binatia bacterium DNA:
- a CDS encoding glycerophosphodiester phosphodiesterase, with protein sequence MSPGYFAGPKPRVFGHRGAAALAPENTLPSFALALALGADVLELDVHGSRDGVIVVIHDPMLERTTNGSGAVGEHYWHELQQLDAGHQFSRDGRDFPYRGQGVRLPMLEAVLHSFPLARCNIEVKQEQPPIVEEVVRIINQLNAQGRVLLAAEHDSIMSHIRRHAGEMATSFATGEVGDFISRVQASNFDGYRPEGQALQIPTRFGDIELVTADSVAAAHRYGLEVHAWTINDRKEMEELLAFGVDGIISDLPGLARVVVDERVAGRADG encoded by the coding sequence ATGTCACCCGGATATTTTGCAGGACCAAAGCCGCGTGTGTTCGGCCATCGCGGTGCAGCCGCTCTGGCACCGGAGAATACGCTCCCGTCATTTGCACTGGCGCTTGCGCTCGGTGCCGACGTGCTCGAGCTCGACGTTCACGGCAGCCGCGACGGCGTGATCGTGGTCATCCACGACCCCATGCTGGAACGCACCACCAACGGCAGCGGCGCGGTGGGTGAGCATTACTGGCACGAGCTGCAGCAGCTGGACGCGGGGCACCAGTTCTCGCGTGACGGTCGTGACTTTCCGTATCGGGGCCAAGGTGTCCGCTTGCCGATGCTGGAAGCCGTCCTGCATAGCTTCCCGTTGGCCCGCTGCAACATCGAGGTGAAGCAAGAGCAGCCGCCGATCGTGGAAGAGGTGGTGCGAATCATCAATCAATTGAACGCGCAAGGCCGGGTCTTGCTGGCGGCCGAGCACGATTCAATCATGAGCCACATCCGCCGCCACGCGGGCGAGATGGCGACCAGCTTCGCCACCGGGGAGGTTGGCGACTTCATCTCGCGGGTGCAGGCATCCAATTTCGACGGCTATCGTCCGGAGGGCCAGGCGCTGCAGATTCCGACCCGCTTCGGTGACATCGAGCTGGTCACCGCCGACAGCGTGGCGGCTGCCCATCGCTACGGGCTCGAGGTGCATGCATGGACAATCAACGACCGCAAGGAGATGGAAGAGCTGCTGGCGTTCGGTGTCGATGGGATCATTTCCGACCTGCCAGGACTGGCGCGGGTGGTGGTTGATGAGCGGGTGGCTGGCCGCGCCGACGGTTGA
- a CDS encoding antibiotic biosynthesis monooxygenase: MFVVTNRIPVATGHESDFEERFRQRAHLIDRSPGFIKNQILRPVQRRFSHQTGQWEETAEQGYYLVQTYWESEQAFWNWTKSESFRKAHSNRPPAEMFAGPNVLEIHEVVLSTDRREAPEG; the protein is encoded by the coding sequence GTGTTTGTCGTGACCAACCGTATTCCCGTGGCCACAGGCCATGAGTCAGATTTCGAAGAGCGCTTCCGCCAGCGGGCGCATCTCATCGACCGCTCGCCCGGATTCATCAAGAACCAGATCCTGCGGCCGGTGCAGCGCCGCTTCAGCCACCAGACCGGACAATGGGAAGAGACCGCAGAGCAAGGCTATTACCTGGTGCAAACCTACTGGGAAAGCGAACAAGCGTTCTGGAATTGGACGAAGAGTGAGTCGTTCCGCAAGGCCCACAGCAATCGACCGCCCGCCGAGATGTTTGCCGGCCCCAACGTGCTGGAGATTCACGAGGTGGTTCTCAGTACGGATCGGCGCGAAGCTCCCGAAGGGTAG
- the mltG gene encoding endolytic transglycosylase MltG, protein MARLFRRCLVLGTLLFALTGGATFWTWRQLITPVALPPGGAVVSIGPGEPFRTTSARLQAAGVVRHAWVLRLWARWKALDRLVRSGDYRFDQPLSPLEVLALLRSPMAALHRVTIPEGSTLSQVAALLATAGFGGADQFLCLAHDPHFLLSLDVPGSGLEGYLFPDTYAFAWSTPPERILAVMVEHFHEETARLQPLRLDSDMSGRDMVVLGSVIEKETGVTDERALVSAVFHNRLQLAMPLQSDPTATYGRDVHGAPTAADIAVDSPYNTYLHQGLPPGPICNPGLAALRAAVTPAKVPYLYFVSRNDGTHAFSRTFEEHNRAVARFQRHANRP, encoded by the coding sequence ATGGCTCGATTATTCCGGCGCTGCCTAGTGCTTGGCACGTTGTTGTTTGCCCTCACCGGCGGGGCGACCTTCTGGACGTGGCGCCAATTGATCACGCCGGTGGCATTACCACCCGGTGGCGCAGTGGTATCGATTGGACCGGGAGAGCCCTTCCGCACCACCAGCGCCCGGCTGCAAGCGGCGGGCGTGGTCCGGCACGCCTGGGTGCTGCGCCTGTGGGCGCGCTGGAAGGCGCTGGACCGCCTGGTCCGCAGCGGCGACTACCGTTTCGATCAACCCCTCTCGCCGCTCGAGGTGCTCGCCCTGCTGCGCTCGCCGATGGCGGCGTTGCACCGCGTCACCATCCCGGAAGGCAGCACCCTCAGCCAGGTGGCCGCGCTACTCGCGACCGCCGGCTTTGGCGGCGCGGATCAATTCCTCTGCCTGGCCCACGACCCGCACTTTCTGCTCAGCCTCGATGTGCCCGGCAGCGGCCTGGAGGGGTATCTGTTTCCCGACACCTACGCTTTCGCGTGGAGCACGCCGCCCGAGCGCATCCTGGCCGTGATGGTGGAGCACTTCCATGAGGAGACCGCGCGGCTCCAGCCGCTCCGCCTCGACTCCGACATGAGCGGACGCGACATGGTCGTCTTGGGCTCCGTGATCGAGAAGGAGACCGGGGTCACCGACGAGCGCGCCCTGGTTTCCGCGGTGTTCCACAACCGCCTGCAACTGGCCATGCCCCTGCAGTCGGACCCCACCGCCACATACGGTCGCGACGTGCACGGCGCACCCACGGCGGCGGACATCGCGGTGGACTCGCCCTACAATACCTATCTGCACCAGGGGCTCCCACCGGGCCCCATCTGCAATCCGGGTCTGGCGGCGCTCCGTGCCGCGGTGACGCCGGCAAAAGTGCCGTATCTCTACTTCGTATCGCGCAACGATGGAACGCACGCCTTCTCGCGCACCTTCGAAGAGCACAACCGTGCGGTGGCCCGCTTCCAGCGTCATGCCAACCGCCCTTGA
- a CDS encoding zinc ribbon domain-containing protein yields the protein MTIAIGLLMVVAAAAYVAAPFFTNAPAGLDGVPSVSASERQKLERQKLEAYSAIKELEFDYRMGKLSEADFTGIRNKYMAEALDAIKVLDTAKTAQTRERAENRRQARIAFCPACGRSVPQRAHFCPACGRQLKEEAVA from the coding sequence ATGACTATCGCGATTGGACTGTTGATGGTGGTGGCGGCGGCGGCATATGTTGCCGCACCATTCTTCACCAACGCGCCAGCTGGGCTTGACGGGGTGCCATCGGTAAGCGCGTCCGAGCGGCAGAAACTCGAGCGGCAGAAGCTCGAAGCCTATTCCGCCATCAAAGAGCTGGAGTTCGATTATCGCATGGGCAAGCTTTCAGAAGCCGACTTCACTGGCATCCGCAACAAGTATATGGCTGAGGCCCTCGATGCCATCAAGGTTCTCGATACGGCGAAGACGGCGCAAACGCGGGAGCGTGCCGAGAACCGCCGCCAAGCTCGCATCGCGTTCTGTCCCGCTTGCGGCCGTTCCGTCCCCCAGCGGGCGCACTTCTGCCCAGCCTGCGGCCGCCAACTGAAGGAAGAAGCGGTCGCTTAG